The Zingiber officinale cultivar Zhangliang chromosome 9A, Zo_v1.1, whole genome shotgun sequence genome window below encodes:
- the LOC122018538 gene encoding probable aquaporin TIP1-2, producing the protein MPITSIAVGTPAEAVHRETLKAALAEFISTLMFVFAGEGSGMAFNKLTDDGSTTPAGLVAASLAHGFALFVAVSVSANISGGHVNPAVTFGAFLGGNISMLRGILYWIAQCLGSVAACLLLKFATGGLETSAFSLSAGVSSWNAVVLEIVMTFGLVYTVYATAVDPKKGNLGVIAPIAIGFIVGANILAGGAFDGASMNPAVSFGPAVVSWTWTHHWVYWAGPLIGAAIAALVYDGVFIGQTTHEQLPTADF; encoded by the exons ATGCCGATCACCAGCATCGCCGTAGGGACGCCGGCGGAGGCGGTCCACCGGGAAACACTCAAGGCCGCGCTCGCCGAGTTCATCTCCACCCTCATGTTCGTCTTCGCCGGCGAAGGCTCCGGAATGGCTTTTA ATAAGCTTACAGACGATGGATCGACGACTCCGGCGGGGCTCGTGGCGGCGTCCCTCGCCCACGGCTTCGCCCTCTTCGTGGCTGTCTCCGTCAGCGCCAACATCTCCGGTGGGCACGTCAATCCGGCCGTCACCTTCGGCGCCTTCCTCGGCGGCAACATCTCTATGCTCCGGGGGATCCTCTACTGGATCGCGCAGTGTCTCGGCTCCGTCGCCGCCTGTCTCCTCCTCAAGTTCGCCACCGGCGGTCTG GAGACGTCGGCGTTCTCTCTGTCGGCGGGCGTCAGCTCTTGGAATGCGGTGGTGCTGGAGATCGTCATGACGTTCGGGCTGGTGTACACGGTGTACGCGACGGCCGTGGACCCCAAGAAGGGAAACCTCGGCGTCATCGCGCCCATCGCCATCGGCTTCATCGTGGGGGCCAACATCTTGGCCGGTGGCGCCTTTGACGGCGCGTCCATGAACCCGGCCGTCTCCTTCGGCCCGGCGGTGGTCAGCTGGACCTGGACCCACCACTGGGTCTACTGGGCAGGACCGCTCATCGGCGCCGCCATCGCCGCCCTGGTCTACGACGGCGTCTTCATCGGCCAGACCACCCACGAGCAGCTTCCAACTGCGGATTTTTAA